A genomic region of Streptosporangium lutulentum contains the following coding sequences:
- a CDS encoding ABC transporter ATP-binding protein: protein MSETPATIRLTPRTALSHARTAARLTLKAAPWSLALLAVLAVAAGLAPVATAWLSRLVLDGLVDGMGGPALVWLAVTLALVGIATVILPRLSQYAEAELGRRVRVIAVDRLYTAMNQRLRGLTTLEDPRFHDRIRLAQQGGSVAPGDLVNSATGIGRGALTLTGFLVTLLLVNPWLVLAVAVASIPTVRAEILMGRRRMQAMWRIGHAERRQYFYANLLSSPREAKEIRLFGLGTFFRDRMLGELRSANAANHSLDRRELGTQILLGVLGAVVAGGGLVWAIQAARSGRLTVGDVTVFVAAIAGVQGAISGIVGQLGSAHQALLMLDHYHVATTVEPDLPVPAAPAPVPALTDKIELRDVWFRYGPDLPWVLRGVNLTIPAGRATALVGLNGTGKSTLVKLLCRLYDPTRGQIRWDGVDLKETDPAELRERIGTVFQDYVEYELSAAENIGLGDLARIQDRDRIEAAARQAGVHQALASLPKGYDTMLTRMFLEGVDDPESGVLLSGGQGQRLALARALLRDERDLLILDEPSSGLDAEAEAEIHTRLREHRASRTSLLISHRLNTIRDADRIAVLSDGEIAEYGDHDQLITENGVYARLFALQARGYAETTPR from the coding sequence GTGAGTGAAACCCCGGCGACGATCCGGCTCACCCCTCGGACGGCTCTGAGCCACGCCCGCACGGCCGCCCGGCTGACGCTGAAGGCGGCACCGTGGAGCCTGGCGCTGCTCGCGGTGCTGGCGGTCGCCGCCGGACTGGCGCCGGTGGCGACCGCGTGGCTCAGCAGATTGGTGCTGGACGGCCTGGTCGACGGTATGGGCGGTCCGGCACTGGTCTGGCTGGCCGTCACGCTGGCCCTCGTCGGGATCGCCACGGTGATCCTGCCCAGGCTGTCCCAGTACGCCGAGGCGGAGCTCGGGCGGCGGGTGAGAGTGATCGCGGTGGACCGGCTCTACACCGCGATGAATCAGCGGTTGCGGGGGCTCACCACGCTGGAGGACCCGCGCTTCCACGACCGGATCCGGCTGGCGCAGCAGGGCGGCAGTGTCGCGCCGGGTGACCTGGTGAACAGCGCGACCGGGATCGGCAGGGGTGCGCTGACCCTGACCGGTTTCCTGGTCACCCTGTTGCTGGTCAATCCCTGGCTGGTGCTGGCCGTGGCGGTCGCCTCGATCCCGACCGTGCGCGCGGAGATCCTCATGGGCCGGCGCCGGATGCAGGCGATGTGGCGGATCGGCCACGCCGAGCGGCGCCAGTATTTCTACGCGAACCTGCTCAGCTCCCCGCGGGAGGCCAAGGAGATCCGTCTCTTCGGCCTGGGGACCTTCTTCCGGGACCGGATGCTGGGCGAGCTGAGGTCCGCCAACGCCGCCAACCACTCCCTGGACCGGCGGGAACTGGGAACGCAGATCCTGCTCGGTGTCCTGGGGGCCGTGGTCGCCGGAGGCGGACTGGTCTGGGCGATCCAGGCCGCCCGGTCCGGGCGGTTGACCGTGGGGGACGTGACGGTGTTCGTGGCCGCGATCGCCGGGGTCCAGGGCGCCATCTCCGGAATCGTGGGACAGCTGGGAAGCGCCCACCAGGCGCTGCTCATGCTGGACCACTACCACGTGGCGACCACGGTGGAACCCGACCTGCCGGTTCCGGCGGCACCCGCCCCGGTGCCGGCGCTGACGGACAAGATCGAGCTCCGGGACGTCTGGTTCCGGTACGGTCCGGATCTGCCATGGGTGCTCCGCGGGGTGAATCTCACCATCCCCGCCGGCCGGGCCACCGCGCTGGTCGGGCTCAACGGGACCGGGAAGAGCACGCTCGTGAAGCTGCTCTGCCGGCTCTACGACCCCACCCGCGGTCAGATCCGCTGGGACGGGGTCGATCTGAAGGAGACCGATCCCGCCGAGCTGCGGGAGCGGATCGGCACGGTGTTCCAGGACTACGTGGAGTACGAGCTGTCCGCGGCGGAGAACATCGGCCTGGGTGACCTGGCCCGCATCCAGGACCGGGACCGGATCGAGGCCGCCGCCCGCCAGGCCGGGGTTCACCAGGCGCTGGCCTCACTGCCGAAGGGTTACGACACCATGCTGACGCGGATGTTCCTGGAGGGCGTCGACGACCCGGAGTCCGGGGTGCTCCTCTCCGGCGGGCAGGGGCAGCGGCTGGCTCTGGCCCGGGCGCTGCTACGGGACGAGCGGGATCTCCTCATCCTCGACGAACCCAGCTCCGGCCTGGACGCCGAGGCCGAGGCCGAGATCCACACCCGGCTGCGGGAGCACCGCGCCAGCCGCACCAGTCTGCTGATCTCCCACCGCCTGAACACGATTCGCGACGCGGACCGGATCGCGGTTCTTTCCGACGGGGAGATCGCCGAGTACGGAGACCACGACCAGTTGATCACCGAGAACGGCGTCTACGCCCGGCTCTTCGCCCTGCAGGCCCGCGGCTACGCCGAAACGACGCCCCGATGA
- the ald gene encoding alanine dehydrogenase, translating to MKISVPREVKNREYRVALTPAGAHEFVRHGHQVFIEKNAGAGSSIPDADFLSVGAIILDSADDVWAEGDLVLKVKEPVAEEYHRMRKGQVLFTYLHLAASEACTRAMLESGVTGIAYETVQNPNGFLPLLAPMSEVAGRLAPQVGAYHLMRQGGGRGVLMGGVSGVHAANVVVIGAGVSGMNAAAIALGMQAEVLLLDRNIDRLRQADLIYQGHCMTVASNAYEVERAVLAADLVIGAVLVPGAKAPRLVGNELVARMKPGSVLVDISIDQGGCFEDSRPTTHDNPIYQVHDSVFYCVANMPGAVPHTSTYALTNVTVPYALAIADLGWRDALRSDPTLALGLNTHEGHLTNLPVAEAHRQEWVSPGRVLGTTET from the coding sequence GTGAAGATCTCAGTTCCCCGCGAGGTCAAGAATCGTGAATACCGTGTGGCCCTGACCCCCGCCGGAGCCCACGAGTTCGTCAGGCACGGTCACCAGGTCTTCATCGAGAAGAACGCCGGCGCGGGATCCTCGATCCCCGACGCCGACTTCCTCAGCGTGGGCGCGATCATCCTCGACTCCGCGGACGACGTGTGGGCCGAGGGCGACCTGGTCCTGAAGGTGAAGGAACCGGTCGCCGAGGAGTACCACCGGATGCGCAAGGGGCAGGTGTTGTTCACCTACCTGCACCTGGCCGCGTCGGAGGCGTGCACCCGTGCCATGCTCGAATCCGGCGTCACCGGCATCGCCTACGAGACCGTGCAGAACCCGAACGGATTCCTGCCGCTGCTGGCCCCGATGTCGGAGGTGGCGGGACGACTCGCCCCGCAGGTGGGGGCGTACCACCTGATGCGCCAGGGCGGCGGGCGAGGCGTGCTGATGGGCGGGGTGTCGGGCGTGCACGCGGCCAACGTGGTCGTGATCGGCGCCGGGGTCTCCGGCATGAACGCCGCGGCCATCGCGCTGGGCATGCAGGCGGAGGTGCTGCTGCTGGACCGGAACATCGACAGGCTCCGCCAGGCGGACCTGATCTACCAGGGTCACTGCATGACGGTCGCCTCGAACGCCTACGAGGTCGAGCGCGCGGTCCTGGCCGCGGACCTGGTCATCGGCGCCGTCCTGGTACCGGGCGCGAAGGCTCCCCGGCTGGTCGGCAACGAGCTGGTCGCGCGGATGAAGCCCGGTTCGGTCCTGGTGGACATCTCCATCGACCAGGGCGGCTGCTTCGAGGACTCCCGTCCCACCACCCATGACAACCCGATCTACCAGGTGCACGACTCGGTGTTCTACTGCGTGGCCAACATGCCGGGCGCGGTCCCGCACACCTCGACGTACGCGCTGACCAACGTGACCGTGCCCTATGCCCTCGCGATCGCCGACCTGGGCTGGCGGGACGCCCTGCGGAGCGATCCCACGCTGGCCCTCGGGCTGAACACCCACGAAGGACATCTGACCAACCTGCCCGTGGCCGAGGCCCACAGGCAGGAGTGGGTGTCCCCGGGGCGGGTTCTCGGCACGACCGAAACCTGA
- a CDS encoding DUF305 domain-containing protein, whose translation MEDSTEGQLKPKRRVLLGLLLGCLVVAAVLLLIVGRSTDPTDASAEAGFARDMAVHHAQAVEMSFIARDGSKDETLRGLTYDIIITQTAQRGIFMGWLQQWGLNQASERPTMAWMAGHGHGGTAVASTTMPGMASMDELKKLREATGEDQEILFLQLMIRHHEGGVQMAQALLKLSNRNDVTTAARHIVQSQTGEIKLMTDMLRQRGAQPLPSILK comes from the coding sequence ATGGAAGATTCTACCGAAGGTCAACTGAAGCCCAAGCGCCGCGTGCTGCTCGGCCTGCTGCTCGGCTGTCTGGTCGTGGCGGCCGTCCTACTGCTGATCGTCGGCAGGAGCACGGACCCGACCGACGCTTCGGCCGAAGCGGGTTTCGCTCGCGACATGGCCGTCCACCATGCCCAAGCCGTCGAGATGTCCTTCATCGCCAGGGATGGAAGTAAGGACGAGACACTCCGGGGGCTGACCTACGACATCATCATCACGCAGACCGCCCAGCGCGGAATCTTCATGGGATGGCTTCAACAGTGGGGGCTGAACCAGGCCAGTGAGCGGCCGACGATGGCGTGGATGGCCGGTCACGGCCATGGCGGCACGGCGGTGGCCTCCACGACGATGCCCGGCATGGCCAGCATGGACGAGCTCAAAAAGCTCCGCGAGGCCACCGGCGAGGATCAGGAGATCCTCTTTCTGCAGCTCATGATCCGCCATCACGAGGGCGGCGTGCAGATGGCCCAGGCCCTGCTGAAATTGTCGAACCGTAACGATGTGACCACGGCGGCGAGACACATCGTCCAAAGTCAGACCGGTGAGATCAAACTGATGACCGACATGCTGAGGCAGCGTGGCGCCCAACCGCTGCCTTCCATCCTTAAGTAG
- a CDS encoding DUF3467 domain-containing protein, translated as MVNDEPENRLEVSISAEVESGQYANFASVWHTQDGFVLDFAVITRPPQLANDPSSGQHFVSVPTRIVSRIRIPPSQVFELMKALEQQLTAYEHETGHKA; from the coding sequence ATGGTGAACGACGAGCCGGAGAACCGCCTGGAGGTGAGCATCTCCGCCGAGGTCGAATCAGGGCAATACGCCAACTTCGCCTCCGTATGGCACACCCAGGATGGCTTCGTCCTGGACTTCGCGGTGATCACCAGACCACCCCAGCTGGCCAACGACCCCTCTTCCGGCCAGCACTTCGTCAGCGTGCCCACCCGGATCGTCAGCCGGATCCGCATCCCTCCGAGCCAGGTGTTCGAGCTGATGAAGGCCCTCGAACAGCAGCTCACCGCCTACGAGCACGAAACCGGCCACAAGGCCTGA
- a CDS encoding DUF3105 domain-containing protein has protein sequence MRAEQKRKERRTAFLMWGSGGAVIVLLVGLVGFYIVNERSASSLDAVKSFQYLGSEHTTDPVTYKEVPPVGGPHAPPPDWQNCGIYDQPVANEKAVHSLEHGTVWITYRPDLPQAQVEQLRELVRKQQDYVLLSPYQGIPSPIVISSWSKQLTGITDAGDPRLARFISKFKNGPDAPEVGAACTGGTGDPLS, from the coding sequence ATGCGTGCGGAGCAGAAACGTAAGGAACGCCGGACCGCGTTCCTGATGTGGGGCTCCGGAGGTGCCGTCATCGTGCTGCTCGTCGGACTGGTCGGGTTCTACATCGTCAACGAGCGGTCGGCCAGCTCATTGGATGCGGTGAAGTCCTTCCAATACCTCGGAAGCGAACACACCACCGATCCGGTCACCTACAAGGAGGTCCCGCCGGTCGGGGGACCGCACGCCCCGCCGCCGGATTGGCAGAACTGCGGAATCTACGACCAGCCGGTCGCCAACGAGAAGGCGGTCCACTCGCTGGAGCACGGAACCGTGTGGATCACCTACCGCCCGGATCTGCCCCAGGCTCAGGTCGAGCAGCTTCGCGAACTCGTCCGCAAGCAGCAGGACTACGTTCTCCTCAGTCCCTATCAGGGGATTCCGTCGCCGATTGTCATCAGTTCGTGGAGTAAGCAACTCACGGGCATCACGGATGCGGGAGATCCTCGACTGGCGAGGTTCATCTCCAAGTTCAAGAACGGTCCCGACGCCCCTGAGGTCGGCGCGGCGTGCACCGGCGGAACAGGCGACCCCCTGAGCTGA
- a CDS encoding S26 family signal peptidase, whose translation MIWLPLAATAVAAAWLEWLRRRHLVVAVRGPSMAPTYHHGDRVLVRRRSGRRLRTGQVAVVDLPERLRPMPDGVSLEESLRNRRVIKRVAAVPGDRVPFPIEGPGPVVPSGCLVLLGDNPDGSGDSRQYGYVPVDAVVGVVVRPLRTRS comes from the coding sequence ATGATCTGGCTGCCACTGGCCGCGACGGCGGTGGCCGCGGCGTGGCTGGAGTGGCTGCGACGGCGGCACCTGGTGGTCGCCGTACGAGGTCCCAGCATGGCCCCCACCTACCACCACGGCGACCGGGTGCTGGTGCGACGTCGTTCGGGACGCCGGCTGCGGACCGGCCAGGTGGCCGTGGTCGACCTGCCCGAGCGGTTACGGCCCATGCCGGACGGCGTCAGCCTGGAGGAGTCCCTGCGCAACCGGCGGGTCATCAAACGCGTCGCGGCGGTCCCCGGTGACCGGGTGCCCTTCCCCATCGAGGGACCTGGGCCGGTGGTGCCCTCCGGCTGTCTGGTGCTTCTCGGAGACAACCCCGACGGCAGCGGAGACTCCCGGCAGTACGGTTACGTCCCCGTCGACGCCGTGGTGGGCGTGGTGGTCCGCCCCTTGCGGACGCGGTCGTGA
- a CDS encoding MauE/DoxX family redox-associated membrane protein, protein MAYVVLACQVLVAVVFAAAVISKWSGKAFAEFTASTGRLLPPRLAGWRQPAARGVFAAELAAVVLLAVPTTAVIGFALSAVLLTGFAAGIAGALRRGERTPCRCFGAAGTRLGPAHLVRNLVLAVIAAVGLAVSLSAPAAPVQPAPAAVLVVASLAGAALVIRMDDLITLFAPPSVSSK, encoded by the coding sequence ATGGCATACGTCGTACTGGCTTGCCAGGTGCTTGTGGCAGTCGTCTTCGCGGCAGCGGTAATCAGCAAATGGTCTGGTAAGGCGTTTGCCGAGTTCACGGCCTCGACCGGCCGGCTGCTGCCGCCCCGCCTCGCGGGGTGGCGGCAGCCGGCCGCCCGGGGGGTGTTCGCCGCCGAGCTGGCCGCCGTGGTCCTGCTGGCCGTTCCCACCACCGCCGTCATCGGGTTCGCCCTCTCAGCCGTGCTGCTGACCGGGTTCGCGGCCGGGATCGCCGGAGCACTGCGCCGGGGTGAACGCACCCCGTGCCGCTGCTTCGGGGCCGCGGGCACACGACTCGGACCGGCGCACCTGGTGCGCAACCTGGTGCTGGCCGTCATCGCGGCCGTCGGGCTGGCGGTGTCGCTGTCGGCGCCGGCCGCGCCGGTGCAGCCGGCGCCCGCCGCGGTCCTGGTCGTCGCCTCCCTCGCGGGCGCCGCTCTCGTGATCCGAATGGACGATCTCATCACCCTGTTCGCTCCCCCCTCCGTATCGTCGAAATAG